ATTCAAGACGGGCGAATCTTAGGTTAAAATAACGCGGCTATGAATTTATCGAAGGGGGTGCAGTTTATGATCATCTCTACCTTCACTTTTTCTTTGATGAAAGTATGTGTGAAAATGATCTCGCATATACCCCCGATAGAAATCATCTTATTCCGATCTTTGATATCTATTGTTTTGTGTGTCTTTTTCTTCATGAAAGACAAAATCAACCCTTGGGGAAATAATCAGAAAATTTTAATCTTGAGGGGAGTAGTGGGCTCTATTTCATTGGCTTCCTATTTCTATATCCTTCAGCAGATTCCATTGGCAGCGGCGGCTAGTATGCAATACACGGCGCCCATTTTTACAGCGATTCTTGGTGTGTTTATTGTGAAAGAAAAGGTGAGTGCAAAACAGTATCTGTTCTTCTTTCTTTCCTTTTTAGGAATTTTAGTAATTCAGGGATTTGACGCCAGAATTTCTCTGATACATCTGGTAATTGGTATTGGTGGGGCGGTTTTTACTGGCTTGGCGTACAACTGCATACGTATTCTCAAAACTTCTGAACACCCGTTGGTCATCATTTTTTACTTCCCGTTAGTATCACTTCCTTTGGCAGGGATAATATCTCTATTCAATTGGGTCAACCCAGTGGGCTGGGACTGGATATATCTATTGTTAGTCGGGTTATTTACTCAGATTGCACAATACTTCATGACCAGATCTTATCAAGCGGAGGAACTCTCCAAGGTTTCGATAATTAATTACATGGGCATCATTTATTCGCTGGCTTTTGGCTTTATCATCTTTGGAGAGACCTACGAATGGTTGAGTTATATGGGAATGGCTTTAGTAATAGTTGGAATAATTCTGAATCTCAGATACAAACGTACTTGATACTTTTCTACGAATTCTTAATTTTGAATTTCCAATCTGGAACTAAATACTTTTAGCTTTCAACTTTGAACTAATTCTCCATGTCTGGACATAGTAAATGGTCAACGATTAAGCGTAAAAAGGGCGCAGCCGACGCAAAGCGAGGAAAAATATTTTCTCGAATGAGTAAAGAAATCACTGTTGCAGTCAAGGAAGGCGGAGGAAGTGACCCTGAGGGCAATCCTCGCTTGCGTATGGCTATTCAAAATGCCAAAGGGGTAAACATGCCCAAGGACAATATCGAACGAGCTATCAAAAAGGGGATCGGTGGAGAGGCCAATTCCTATATTGAACAAACCTTTGAAGGCTATGGGCCATTTGGTGTTGCTGTTTTTGTAGAGTGTTTGACTGATAATCAAAACAGAACGGTGCAAGAAGTACGAGCTGCTTTTACAAAGAATGATGGTAGCTTGGGTACGAATGGTTCACTCGAATTTATATTTGATAGAAAAGGAGTATTCACATTGCCTGTAAGGGAGGAAATGGATATTGAAGAATTGGAGTTAGAGCTCATTGACGGTGGTGCTGATGAACTTACTATAGAAGAAGATTACTTGACGGTCTTGTGCGCTTTGGAAAACTTCGGTAACCTCAATAAAAAATTCGAAGAGCTCAATCTTGAAACCGAAAATGCCGAACTCCAGCGTATTCCAAACAATACCAAAACGGTAAACGATGAAGAGTTTCAAAAAGTAATGAAGCTTATTGATACCCTAGAGGATAATGATGATGTTCAGCAGGTTTGGCATAATCTGGAAGTCGGTGAAGGCCAAGAAGAGTTGTTGAATTAATAGTTTAGGGTCTCTTCTTTAATCTCACTATATCTCTTCTCAAAATCAGTCTTAGCTGATTTTGAGACTTCTGTGTAATTTTCCGAACAGCGTGTTTTGCTCCAAAGTAAAATATTGTTGGAGACTCTCAAGCCACTATATATGCATTGTAGGGTTAGTGCTATAAGAAGCATCTTTTTTGTTGATTTGTTACTTTTCTCATAGAAGTGATTAATCCATTTAAAAAATGTCAAGAATAGTAAAGCGTACATGGGGGCCAAGTATCTTTCGACAGTGTAGAAAGTAACATGAAAATACGGATGTAAGGCGAAATAGTATAGAACCAGGCAGCCGGCAATGATGCCATAAATACTGAGGGAGTCTTTTCGTAATGACCAAATGGCGCCAAACCCCAATATGACTACTATCAATATTCCAATTACTATGCGAAGGAATGGAGGTGCAAGGTGAGGAATAAACCAAATGCTGATTCCATCAAGGAAGTTAGCTAGGTTATGCCCTATTTGATTTAAAAAATCACTGAAGGAAAGCAACGAACTTCCTTGGCTGAGAATAGCGTTAAAATGAAACACCCAAAGAAAAAATATACCAATTAAAAGTATAAGAGAAGCTGCTGCTTTCCACTTTTCTTTAGCTCTGAGGAATAAAAACAACCAAAGAAAAACGGGTATGGAAATGAATGTCCCGGCAAGACGAATAGTAGGAAGCAGCAGAAAAGCAATCAAAGAAACAGTCAGCCAAATAGACTGATTGTTTTTTATGAACTTATGAAGGGCAAAGAATGCTGTAAGTAAAACAGTAGTGAAAAGCGGTTCTGTCCAAAGGAAAGAATGAGTAAGGTATACAGGAGTCGCTAAAGTGATCAGAATGCAATAAAAAATTCTCAGTTTCCAGGTTGATATTTCTTTACTAAACCGAAAGATCAGGATCAGAGAAGCCCAAAGACAAAACAAGTTGGCCAAAATAATGTTCTCTTCATCCAGTATTTTTATCAGTAGAGGATAGGCGGGCGGCCTAAAATTGAATCCATCATTATTCCAAAAACCTTTAGAACCAATTTGCTCAGAAATCTCTAAATATAGAAAGGAATCGAAGGTGTAGCCGAGACCACATTGATTCCCTAAAAGAAATATTACAGTAGTAATTCCCAGCATTAACGCGAGAACCACCCATTCTAAAGTTTGTTTTTTGTTCGAAATGCTATTCAAGGTATGTTATTACATTGCTGGAACTACAACCAAAATAGAGTAAACCAACTAAAATTATAAGATCATTTAGATCCTATTTCAATAGAGGCACAAAAAAACCCCGACTAAAAGCCGAGGTTTCAATTTCATTAAGTTCTAAATAGAACTAACGCCTTTGTTGGTCTTGTGACCAACAAACCAACTTATCCAATCTTAGCGATCAAGTCAGCGGCTCTATTAGAGTATCCAGCTTCGTTGTCGTACCAAGACGCTACTTTCACCATCTTACCATTGGTAGAAGTGATACCAGCATCGAAGATCGAAGAGTGAGGATCACCTACGATATCAGAAGAAACGATAGGGTCTTCAGTGTACTTCAAGATACCTTTCATTGGTCCTTCCGCAGCAGCTTTCATCGCAGCATTTACTTCCTCTACAGTTACTTCTTTAGACAAAGTAGCGACCAAGTCAGTGATTGAGCCAGTAGGAGTAGGTACTCTCATTGAGTTACCATCCAATTTACCATTCAATGCAGGCAATACCAATCCAACAGCTTTAGCAGCTCCAGTAGAAGTAGGTACCATATTGATAGCAGCAGCTCTAGATCTTCTCAAGTCACCGTGAGGGCCATCTTGCAAGTTTTGATCAGCAGTGTAAGCGTGGATAGTAGTAATGTATCCTTGCTCAAGGCCAAAGTTGTCGTGCAATACCTTAGCGATAGGTGCAAGACAGTTGGTAGTACAAGAAGCGTTAGACATGATTGTCTCTTCGCCAGTCAAGATTTCTTCGTTTACACCCAATACTACAGTTGGGATGTTTCCTTTAGCAGGAGCAGAAATAACTACTTTCTTCGCTCCAGCAGTCAAGTGTTGGCTAGCGCCAGCTTCGTCTACGAATCTACCCGTAGATTCCAAAACTACGTCTACCCCTAATTTGCCCCATGGCAAATCTGCAGGTACTCTCTCAGCCGTGATGCCGATCTTAGTTCCGTTTACAATGATCCCATCTTCAGCAGCCTCAACAGTCCCGTCGAATTTACCTTGAGTAGAATCATACTTTAATAAGTGTGCTAACGTCTTAGTATCAGTCAGGTCGTTGATCGCAACGACTTCCACATTTTCCTTTTTCAATAATGCTCTGAACGCAAGTCTTCCGATTCGTCCAAATCCGTTGATAGCAACTTTAATCATTGATTAATAATTTAGTGTGTGTTAAAAATTTTGGCAAAACTAATAGGTTGAACGACTAATTCAAATATTTGGTTCGTAAAGAAACCAACTGTTATTTGGATGTTTGTTAATTTATCAACAGAAAATATCAAGATATCATAATATTTATAGACTTTCGTTGAATTGATCGCAAAAAATGCCATAGAAACCGGCGTAAACTGGTTCCATTCGAAAAATTGGAAGGTTTATAAATTTCAAAAAGAAATGTGGCAGGCCTTTTTTGATTTGCCCAATGGCCTGCTAAATGCCCCGACAGGTAGTGGAAAAACCTTTGCGCTCTGGATTCCGGCTGCTATTAATGCTTTTGCTGCCAAGTCGAAAAAGAAGAAAATAAAAGTCATTTGGCTCACACCACTCAAGGCTTTGGCCAATGATATCAAACTGGCACTCGAGGAGTTTAGTCATGCTAATGAATTAGGGTTGGATATCTCTATTCGTACCGGAGATACGTCTACTTCTGATCGAAAAAAAATAACGGATTCGGCACCAGATGCACTGATCATTACACCCGAAAGTCTGCACCTGATGATGAGTCAGAAAAATGCACCTAACTATTTCAGCGATTTGCAATGTGTAATAGTGGACGAATGGCACGAGTTATTAGGAACTAAACGCGGTGTGCAGGTAGAACTGGCTTTGTCCAAACTCAAGGCTTGGTCAGATAAAGGACTTAAGACCTGGGGGATTTCGGCAACCGTGGGCAATATGGATGAGGCTTTGTTCACACTCATCGGTCCTAGCCAGTCAGGTCATATTATTCGAGCCAATATCAAAAAGAAAATTCTGATCAAATCTGTCATCCCTAAGAAGATCGAAAACTACCCATGGGCAGGGCATTTGGGCATACGTCTAATGAAAGAAGTGATGGAAATTGTGAATCAGAACAACACCACGCTGCTTTTCACCAATACCCGTTCGCAAACCGAAATCTGGTACCAAGGCATCATAGACAAATACCCAGAGATGATTGGTCAGATGGCCATGCATCATGGATCTATCGACAATGACATTAGGCGATGGGTCGAAGACGCGCTCAATGCTGGTAAATTGAAATTGGTGATTTGCACTTCTAGTCTCGACTTGGGTGTAGACTTTCGTCCGGTAGATATGGTCATACAAGTAGGTAGCCCTAAAGGTGTGTCGCGATTTTTTCAGCGCGCAGGGCGAAGTGGACACGGCCCGGGAGAGACGAGCCAGATGCGATTTGTACCTACCCACGCCCTAGAACTCATGGAAGCCACCGCATTGCGATCAGCCATTGACGATGATTTGTACGAGCCTAGAAAGCCATTGACCAATTGTATTGATGTACTGGTTCAATACTTGGTAACCTTGGCCGTAGGAGATGGTTTTTTCCCAAATGAGGTTTATCAAGAAGTGAAATCCACTCATTGTTTCAAAGACCTGACAACAGCGCAATGGCAGTGGTGTCTCACTTTTATTACGACAGGAGGAGAGAGCTTGTCGCAATACGAGGAATTCTCCAAAGTAGAAATCCTAAATGGTGTTTATAAGGTGAACCGTCAGCGTACGGCCATGCGACATCGATTAGGAATGGGTACGATTGTCGGCGATCCAGCGCTCAAAGTTCGATTTATTACTGGAGGCTATATTGGGACAGTGGAGGAAAGTTTTGTGTCACGGTTGAATGCGGGAGATGTTTTTTGGTTTGCCGGACAGGCGCTAGAATTTGTGAGGATCAAAGACCTGACGGTCATTGTTAAAAAAGGAAGAAAGAAAAAAGGGATTGTGCCCCGATGGGGAGGCGGTCGAATACCGTTGTCCTCACAGCTTTCCAGGTTACTACGACAAAAAATTGAACTGGCTGCGCAGGGCACCTACGAATCGGTAGAAATGAAGCGGTTGAAACCACTATTGGACCTTCAATCAAAGCTTTCCATCATACCAGATAGTCAGACTTTGCTCATTGAGAAGACACAAACAAAAGAAGGCTTTCACGTTTTTGTATTCCCATTTGAAGGCCGAGCGGTACATGAAGTGTTGGCAGGTGTGGTAGCTTTTCGCATGGCGCAGTCTCAGCCGATTACCTTTTCTATTTCCATGAATGATTATGGTTTTGAATTGTTGTCCGATCAAGAAATCCCAATTGAGGATGCTTTGGAGCAGGATCTTTTTACTTCCAAAGATATTTTCTTCGACATTACCTCATCTATTAATCAATCTGAAATGGCAAGAAGAAGATTTAGAGATATAGCTACTATTTCAGGGTTGGTTTTTCAGGGGCACCCTGGACAGCCTATCCGAGGCAAACATTTGCAAATGAATTCGGGTATTATCTATAAAGCACTGGCAGACTACGATCCTGATAATTTATTGCTCAAACAAGCCGAAGAAGAAGTGCTTTCACTCCAATTGGAGCAAGAGCGCTTCTTAGAATCTATGGAGCGCATTAATCAGCAAAAAATAAAATTGGTACGGACCACTCAACCTACTCCGTTTTCATTTCCTATATTAGTAGATGGCATGCGAGAACGGATTAGCTCTGAAAGCCTGACTGATCGTATAGCCAAAATGCAAGTTAACATGGAATGAAACTAGATATGGCTTGTTTGTCATCCCGTAGCTTTCGGAGGGATCTTCTAAGTGGATTGCAGCAAGCAGTCTTTTTACAAGTTGCTGGGGGTCTAGAAATGACTTATTAATAAATTAAACCAATATGAAGAACATACTAATATTGATTTTACTCTTAGTGTCCATTGTTGAAATGACTTTGGCTCAAGACCCTATCATTGGAAAATGGAAAACGATTGATGATGATACTAACAAAGCTAGGTCGGTGGTAGAGATTTACAAAAAAGGAGACCTGTATTATGGAAAAGTCGTCGATATGTTCCTTGAGCCACATGAGGACCCAGATCCGGTTTGTGATGACTGTGATGAAGATGATCCCAGATACATGCAAAAGACGCTAGGCATGGAAATCTTAAAAGGTGCGAAAAAAGATGGAGACGAATATGTAGATGGAAAAATCCTGGATCCCGAGAACGGCACAGTGTATAAATGCAAATTGTGGTTGGAAGATGGAGATTTGAAACTTCGCGGATATGTCGCCTTCTTTTACCGAACCCAAACCTGGATAAAGAATGAATAAAGAGATGGAAAGGCGTTACAATGAAATGTGGAAAAACGCCCGATCTCAATTTATTAGTGGTACCTGTTCTATAGATGACTCAATTGATGATGCCGAAGACCTGAGACGTGGAATAACGCTCTTGGCAAAACCAAATAAGGAGGTCAAAAATGAAATTTCCTCTTTTCAGCTGGAGCTTAAGAAAATGGAACCGAAGCAATATTACCAGCCATGTGATGATTTACACCTGACCATACTTTCAATCATTTCATGCTATGTAGGATTTGAACTTGCTCAAATTAGAATAGAAAATTATAGGAATCTTATAGACGAATGCATTAGCGAGCCGATAGAGATTAGGTTCGATGGAATAACCGCAAGTCCATCTGGAATTTTGGTGCAAGGATTTCCAAAAGGTGATGGGCTTAAAAGCTTAAGAAATGAGCTTAGAAATAGATTTAACTTATCCCAATTGCAGCATTCGATTGACAGTCGTTATAAAATCAATACGGCTCACCTCACAATTATGCGATTCAGGAAGCCAATTGGAGATTCAAAAAAACTAGTGCGGCTGCTAGAGGAGTTTCGGAATTTTTCTTTTGGTAAAATGAGGATTAACCAATTGCAATTGGTATTTAATGATTGGTATCAGCGTACCGAGATCGTAAAGAAACTGGCTACTTTTGAACTCAGATAACTCAGAATTTTTGATGAAGCATTTCGTTGCACAAATTCAAAATCAGACTTTTTATTTATTGCCAGAAAAAGTAATCTTTTGGGAGGAGCAAAAGGCATTGATTTTGTCCGATTTACATATTGGTAAAGCCAGTCATTTTAGAAAAGCAGGAGTACCTATTTCATCACATATCCATGTGAATGAGTTTTTTGTACTTGATGCTATTATCGAAGAATTTAACCCCGGAAAAATTCTTTTTGTGGGAGATCTTTTTCATAGCGATCACAATCAGGAATGGGATTTATTCTACAACTGGGCACACAATTATGAGCATGTTGAATTGATCTTGATAAAAGGTAATCATGATATATTGCCGGAAAGCCTATATCGAAATTCTAGATTGAAGGTCGTGGAAAAACTTCTTATTGACAATTTAGAATTCACACATGAACGAAATGAAAAGTCTGATGGCTACAACATCTCAGGCCATGTACATCCTGCGGTGTCAATGATTGGCTCGGGGAAGCAGTCTTTGAAGCTTCCATGTTTTCTTTTTAGAGAGGATCATGCCTTCCTACCTGCTTTTGGACATTTCACTGGAATGGCAAAAATTAAACCTTCGAAAAAAGATAATATCTTTGTGGTAGCAGAAAACGAGATTATTCACGTTAGCTAATTGGACTATTTGTCGTAAATCAGCTATATTGATAGACTGTTGACAAATTTCTACCTGCAAGGGTTACAATTAGTTACATTGTCGTATTTAAACTAGAGCGAGAGCTTGAAGGAGTCATGAAAGATCATGAAGTGTTGGAACGGGTGAGTAGAGGGGATGAGGCAGCATTGGACTACCTGTATAAGAAACATTATAAAATGATGACCCGTATTGTGCTAAACAATAATGGGACTGAAGATGAAGCAAAGGATATCTTTCAGGACGCGCTCTTAGTGTTTTGGCAGAAGGCCGTAGCTGGTAAGTTGGTATTGACGTCTAAGATTAGCACATACATTTATAGTATTTGCTTGAATCTTTGGAGAAAAGAGTTGGATCGAAAGGGAAGGCTCTCATCCGAAGAAGTCGAACGGACTACTTATCAGGAACATGACAAGAATGAAAGAATTAAAATAATTACCGATTGTATCAATCAATTGGGGGACACCTGTAGAAGAATACTAACCTACCACTACTTCGATGGATTGTCTATGTCAGATATCGCAGACAAACTAAATTTTGCAAATACTGACACGGCAAAAACCAAGAAGTATAAGTGTAAAAAGAAGCTTGACCTGATGGTTAAGCGGACTTATTCTTCACAAGATGTACTAGATTAAGAAAAATGGGAATTAACAAATACAGCAGTCAATTAGAAGCTTACTTCAGCGGCACCATGTCGGAAACTGACCGTATCCTGTTTGAAGGACGAGTAGAAAGTAACCCTGAACTTAAATCCGAATTCGATAGGCAAAATGATATCGTGGAGGGTTTGAGGGCTCATAGAAGAGCTGAACTTAAGACTAGACTCAACAATATTTCTGTAGAACCAACCTTGATCGGAACTTTGATGCAGGGATCTGCAATGAAGTCATTAACTTATGGCCTAACGGCTGTTATGGTCGCTACTGGCAGCTATTTCTTTTATAATAAAGAAGCTTCCATTCAATATCATATAGAGTCCTTGGATGCTAAAACTGATTACGCACAAATATCAACATTGAATCCATCTGTGCATAACCAACTGGATTATAGATTTGAAGGAAATCTTCAGATGCTTGATTATGTCGAGGCGGCTCCAGTAATGAAGAAAAGACAAACTGTTGAGGAAACACCTAAACAAAGTATTGCCTTTGAAGTTCCAGAGGTAACTCCAACCCATGAAGATGCTTTTGATGGTATGGTAGTAGATTTCACTGCCATGGATCGTATTGATCAAGTATCTGGAATTTCTGATGTAGATAAAGTCAACATCCAAACCATCAGTTCTAGAAAATACAATTTCCATTATCGATTGGAAGACAACCGATTATTCCTTTATGGAAAATTCAGTGAGTCTCCATATGAGATTATCGAAATTAGTACTGCAGGGGGCAAGAAACTGTTTTTCTATTACCATGGGGATTTCTATCAATTGAGAAAGAACGCATCCTCTATCACGCCTCTTTCAAAAATTGAGAATAGAGAACTAATCCATGAACTGGATGAATTGAAGAGCAGAGGATAATTCTCCCTTGATTATTTTATTTTCTCCACCCTACTATTTTC
The sequence above is drawn from the Reichenbachiella sp. genome and encodes:
- the gap gene encoding type I glyceraldehyde-3-phosphate dehydrogenase, producing MIKVAINGFGRIGRLAFRALLKKENVEVVAINDLTDTKTLAHLLKYDSTQGKFDGTVEAAEDGIIVNGTKIGITAERVPADLPWGKLGVDVVLESTGRFVDEAGASQHLTAGAKKVVISAPAKGNIPTVVLGVNEEILTGEETIMSNASCTTNCLAPIAKVLHDNFGLEQGYITTIHAYTADQNLQDGPHGDLRRSRAAAINMVPTSTGAAKAVGLVLPALNGKLDGNSMRVPTPTGSITDLVATLSKEVTVEEVNAAMKAAAEGPMKGILKYTEDPIVSSDIVGDPHSSIFDAGITSTNGKMVKVASWYDNEAGYSNRAADLIAKIG
- a CDS encoding DMT family transporter, with product MNLSKGVQFMIISTFTFSLMKVCVKMISHIPPIEIILFRSLISIVLCVFFFMKDKINPWGNNQKILILRGVVGSISLASYFYILQQIPLAAAASMQYTAPIFTAILGVFIVKEKVSAKQYLFFFLSFLGILVIQGFDARISLIHLVIGIGGAVFTGLAYNCIRILKTSEHPLVIIFYFPLVSLPLAGIISLFNWVNPVGWDWIYLLLVGLFTQIAQYFMTRSYQAEELSKVSIINYMGIIYSLAFGFIIFGETYEWLSYMGMALVIVGIILNLRYKRT
- a CDS encoding YebC/PmpR family DNA-binding transcriptional regulator, whose product is MSGHSKWSTIKRKKGAADAKRGKIFSRMSKEITVAVKEGGGSDPEGNPRLRMAIQNAKGVNMPKDNIERAIKKGIGGEANSYIEQTFEGYGPFGVAVFVECLTDNQNRTVQEVRAAFTKNDGSLGTNGSLEFIFDRKGVFTLPVREEMDIEELELELIDGGADELTIEEDYLTVLCALENFGNLNKKFEELNLETENAELQRIPNNTKTVNDEEFQKVMKLIDTLEDNDDVQQVWHNLEVGEGQEELLN
- a CDS encoding DUF2147 domain-containing protein, whose amino-acid sequence is MKNILILILLLVSIVEMTLAQDPIIGKWKTIDDDTNKARSVVEIYKKGDLYYGKVVDMFLEPHEDPDPVCDDCDEDDPRYMQKTLGMEILKGAKKDGDEYVDGKILDPENGTVYKCKLWLEDGDLKLRGYVAFFYRTQTWIKNE
- a CDS encoding ligase-associated DNA damage response DEXH box helicase, giving the protein MIAKNAIETGVNWFHSKNWKVYKFQKEMWQAFFDLPNGLLNAPTGSGKTFALWIPAAINAFAAKSKKKKIKVIWLTPLKALANDIKLALEEFSHANELGLDISIRTGDTSTSDRKKITDSAPDALIITPESLHLMMSQKNAPNYFSDLQCVIVDEWHELLGTKRGVQVELALSKLKAWSDKGLKTWGISATVGNMDEALFTLIGPSQSGHIIRANIKKKILIKSVIPKKIENYPWAGHLGIRLMKEVMEIVNQNNTTLLFTNTRSQTEIWYQGIIDKYPEMIGQMAMHHGSIDNDIRRWVEDALNAGKLKLVICTSSLDLGVDFRPVDMVIQVGSPKGVSRFFQRAGRSGHGPGETSQMRFVPTHALELMEATALRSAIDDDLYEPRKPLTNCIDVLVQYLVTLAVGDGFFPNEVYQEVKSTHCFKDLTTAQWQWCLTFITTGGESLSQYEEFSKVEILNGVYKVNRQRTAMRHRLGMGTIVGDPALKVRFITGGYIGTVEESFVSRLNAGDVFWFAGQALEFVRIKDLTVIVKKGRKKKGIVPRWGGGRIPLSSQLSRLLRQKIELAAQGTYESVEMKRLKPLLDLQSKLSIIPDSQTLLIEKTQTKEGFHVFVFPFEGRAVHEVLAGVVAFRMAQSQPITFSISMNDYGFELLSDQEIPIEDALEQDLFTSKDIFFDITSSINQSEMARRRFRDIATISGLVFQGHPGQPIRGKHLQMNSGIIYKALADYDPDNLLLKQAEEEVLSLQLEQERFLESMERINQQKIKLVRTTQPTPFSFPILVDGMRERISSESLTDRIAKMQVNME
- the pdeM gene encoding ligase-associated DNA damage response endonuclease PdeM, with product MKHFVAQIQNQTFYLLPEKVIFWEEQKALILSDLHIGKASHFRKAGVPISSHIHVNEFFVLDAIIEEFNPGKILFVGDLFHSDHNQEWDLFYNWAHNYEHVELILIKGNHDILPESLYRNSRLKVVEKLLIDNLEFTHERNEKSDGYNISGHVHPAVSMIGSGKQSLKLPCFLFREDHAFLPAFGHFTGMAKIKPSKKDNIFVVAENEIIHVS
- a CDS encoding sigma-70 family RNA polymerase sigma factor — encoded protein: MKDHEVLERVSRGDEAALDYLYKKHYKMMTRIVLNNNGTEDEAKDIFQDALLVFWQKAVAGKLVLTSKISTYIYSICLNLWRKELDRKGRLSSEEVERTTYQEHDKNERIKIITDCINQLGDTCRRILTYHYFDGLSMSDIADKLNFANTDTAKTKKYKCKKKLDLMVKRTYSSQDVLD
- a CDS encoding mutarotase yields the protein MNKEMERRYNEMWKNARSQFISGTCSIDDSIDDAEDLRRGITLLAKPNKEVKNEISSFQLELKKMEPKQYYQPCDDLHLTILSIISCYVGFELAQIRIENYRNLIDECISEPIEIRFDGITASPSGILVQGFPKGDGLKSLRNELRNRFNLSQLQHSIDSRYKINTAHLTIMRFRKPIGDSKKLVRLLEEFRNFSFGKMRINQLQLVFNDWYQRTEIVKKLATFELR